In a genomic window of Streptomyces roseoviridis:
- a CDS encoding DUF2254 domain-containing protein, producing the protein MLSPLREHLRDTFWFAPVAAMAAICVLWAACAGLDAEIVETLRDEGAYEAIGDLAGIAEDAKTVVTTVGSAMMTFIGVVFSISLVAVQMASGQFSPRVVRIFVRSRITKATLSVFLATFLLSLLVLTSYESETDPRLVTAVPLLQSILTLAMVGLSLLLFVAYVNATLRLMRVGHVVDRIARESFRVLAKTPWYEGGGDELGPVTGQVVHRGRAGVLRDVNVARLVRVARRHGLVLRLLPRIGDFVVPGTPILAVHGGAVPKGLASSVSVGIERTFHQDLGFGLRQLADIALRALSPAVNDPTTAVQCLDRIVQFLAAVAHRPLGAVAYRDGRGGDGAVRLVQDLPGWTDLVDLGFAEIRGCAEGSPQVSRRMLAGLDDLLALVPEDRTEPLLRHRVLLTELVERTVPQAADRAFALEADRQGIG; encoded by the coding sequence ATGCTCTCGCCGCTGCGGGAGCACCTGCGGGACACCTTCTGGTTCGCGCCGGTCGCGGCCATGGCGGCGATCTGTGTGCTGTGGGCGGCCTGCGCGGGCCTGGACGCGGAGATCGTCGAGACGCTGCGGGACGAGGGCGCCTACGAGGCCATCGGTGACCTGGCCGGGATCGCCGAGGACGCGAAGACGGTCGTGACCACGGTCGGCTCGGCGATGATGACGTTCATCGGCGTGGTCTTCTCGATCTCCCTCGTGGCGGTCCAGATGGCGAGCGGACAGTTCAGCCCGCGGGTGGTGCGGATCTTCGTGCGGAGCCGGATCACCAAGGCGACGCTCTCGGTCTTCCTCGCCACCTTCCTGCTGTCGCTGCTCGTGCTGACCTCGTACGAGAGCGAGACCGACCCCCGGCTCGTGACGGCCGTGCCGCTGCTCCAGTCGATCCTGACCCTCGCGATGGTGGGGCTGAGCCTGCTGCTCTTCGTGGCGTACGTGAACGCGACGCTGCGGCTGATGCGGGTGGGCCACGTGGTGGACCGGATCGCCCGGGAGTCGTTCCGGGTGCTGGCGAAGACGCCCTGGTACGAGGGCGGGGGCGACGAGCTCGGGCCGGTGACGGGGCAGGTGGTGCACCGGGGGCGGGCCGGGGTGCTGCGGGACGTGAACGTGGCCCGGCTGGTGCGCGTGGCGCGGCGGCACGGTCTGGTGCTGCGGCTGCTGCCGAGGATCGGGGACTTCGTGGTGCCGGGGACGCCGATCCTGGCGGTGCACGGCGGGGCGGTGCCGAAGGGGCTCGCGTCCTCGGTGTCGGTGGGGATCGAGCGGACCTTCCACCAGGACCTGGGATTCGGTCTGCGGCAGCTCGCGGACATCGCGCTGCGGGCGCTGTCCCCCGCCGTGAACGATCCGACGACGGCGGTGCAGTGCCTGGACCGGATCGTGCAGTTCCTGGCGGCCGTCGCCCACCGGCCGCTGGGCGCGGTGGCGTACCGGGACGGGCGGGGAGGCGACGGGGCCGTGCGGCTCGTGCAGGACCTGCCGGGGTGGACCGACCTGGTCGATCTGGGCTTCGCCGAGATCCGGGGCTGCGCGGAGGGCAGCCCGCAGGTGTCGCGGCGGATGCTGGCGGGGCTCGACGACCTGCTGGCGCTGGTGCCCGAGGACCGCACGGAACCGCTGCTGCGGCACCGTGTGCTCCTGACGGAACTGGTGGAGCGCACGGTGCCGCAGGCCGCGGACCGGGCCTTCGCCCTGGAGGCGGACCGTCAGGGGATCGGCTGA
- a CDS encoding aminoglycoside phosphotransferase family protein, whose product MLPSVETDEEWDAIVPDETVMRPGAEDLCARLGHARAPLTRFPDGSQPVYAVGDEHVLKLFPGAAARDGVAEGRVLAHVAGRLPVPTPEVRAAGAYENGWRYVLMSRLRGENLARVWHRVPPEHRERLVTEIGEALGALHALDPGPLGDVLGPGDWGAFVDRQRAGAVARQRDRGLPEPWLEQIPDFLASVPLPRAPRPALLHTEVMLQHFLVDPDGWRLTGLFDFEPAMIGDAGYDFVGVGVFVTRGDPALLARLTRAYGRAVDPSTALAYTLLHVYSDLAWYLREFGVTEEGRLDALAESWFGTE is encoded by the coding sequence ATGCTGCCCTCGGTGGAGACGGACGAAGAGTGGGACGCGATCGTCCCCGACGAGACGGTCATGCGCCCCGGCGCGGAGGACCTCTGCGCGCGCCTCGGCCACGCCCGCGCGCCGCTGACCCGGTTCCCCGACGGCTCTCAGCCGGTGTACGCGGTGGGCGACGAGCACGTGCTCAAGCTGTTCCCGGGGGCCGCCGCCCGTGACGGCGTCGCCGAGGGGCGCGTCCTCGCCCACGTCGCGGGGCGGCTGCCGGTGCCCACCCCCGAGGTGCGGGCCGCCGGCGCGTACGAGAACGGCTGGCGCTACGTCCTGATGTCCCGGCTCCGCGGCGAGAACCTCGCCCGGGTGTGGCACCGCGTCCCCCCGGAGCACCGCGAACGGCTCGTCACCGAGATCGGCGAGGCGCTGGGCGCGCTGCACGCCCTGGACCCCGGGCCGCTCGGCGACGTCCTCGGGCCGGGGGACTGGGGGGCCTTCGTCGACCGGCAGCGGGCCGGGGCCGTGGCCCGGCAGCGTGACCGCGGACTTCCCGAGCCGTGGCTGGAGCAGATCCCGGACTTCCTCGCCTCCGTCCCGCTGCCCCGCGCCCCGCGACCCGCTCTGCTGCACACCGAGGTCATGCTCCAGCACTTCCTGGTGGACCCCGACGGCTGGCGGCTGACCGGCCTGTTCGACTTCGAACCGGCCATGATCGGTGACGCCGGCTACGACTTCGTGGGCGTCGGCGTCTTCGTCACCCGCGGTGACCCGGCCCTGCTGGCCCGCCTCACGCGCGCGTACGGCCGCGCGGTCGACCCGTCGACCGCGCTCGCGTACACCCTGCTCCACGTGTACAGCGACCTCGCCTGGTACCTGCGCGAGTTCGGGGTGACCGAAGAGGGCCGTCTGGACGCGCTCGCGGAGTCCTGGTTCGGGACCGAGTGA
- a CDS encoding GNAT family N-acetyltransferase — protein sequence MATTDMPRTAVIEDAPAISHTLARAFDDDPMMCWFFPEEASREATLGRYFSTLFTRQYLLNGVCERTDAAAAFWVPADAQEKAVPDAETIQELIGILGDRAGLFKEAVETAAAHAPQEPHWSLALIGADPVAQGTGQGAALLRSGLAKADAAGQATYLESSKAANLPVYEHFGFTVREEFALPGGGPVLWGMWRDPR from the coding sequence ATGGCGACAACCGACATGCCGAGGACGGCAGTGATCGAGGACGCTCCGGCGATCAGCCACACGCTGGCCCGGGCCTTCGACGACGACCCGATGATGTGCTGGTTCTTCCCCGAGGAGGCATCGCGCGAGGCGACGCTGGGCCGCTACTTCTCCACCCTCTTCACCCGCCAGTACCTGCTGAACGGCGTGTGCGAGCGCACCGACGCCGCCGCGGCCTTCTGGGTGCCGGCCGACGCGCAGGAGAAGGCCGTCCCCGACGCCGAGACCATCCAGGAGCTCATCGGCATCCTCGGTGACCGCGCCGGCCTGTTCAAGGAGGCCGTCGAGACCGCCGCCGCGCACGCCCCGCAGGAACCCCACTGGTCCTTGGCCCTCATCGGCGCCGACCCGGTGGCCCAGGGCACCGGCCAGGGCGCCGCCCTGCTGCGCTCCGGCCTCGCGAAGGCCGACGCGGCGGGCCAGGCCACGTACCTGGAGTCCTCCAAGGCCGCCAACCTCCCCGTCTACGAGCACTTCGGCTTCACCGTGCGCGAGGAGTTCGCACTGCCGGGCGGCGGTCCGGTGCTGTGGGGCATGTGGCGCGACCCGCGCTGA
- a CDS encoding 6-phospho-beta-glucosidase — translation MKLTILGGGGFRVPLVYGALLGDRGEGRVTRVTLYDLDAGRLSAITRVLAEQGAGVADAPEVSATTDLDEALLGADFVFSAIRVGGLAGRAADERIALAEGVLGQETVGAGGIAYGLRTLPVVTHIARRVAALAPDAWVINFTNPAGVVTEAMSRILGDRVVGICDSPVGLGRRVARVLGARPDEAWIDYVGLNHLGWLRGLRVGGRDVLPRLLEDDALLGSFEEGRLFGADWLRSLGAVPNEYLHYYYFNREAVRAYREAERTRGAYLLDQQAGFYEEMDKPDTPPLDTWHRVLADREATYMAHNREAAGVGERADEDLESGGYEKVALALMRAIARNERATLILNVRNRHTLSVLDADAVIEVPCLVDAAGARPVSVDPLPYHAVGLVTAVKAVEREVLAAAESGSRAAAVRAFALHPLVDSVTVARRLVDGYTAEHAGLDYLRR, via the coding sequence ATGAAACTGACGATTCTCGGAGGCGGCGGATTCCGGGTGCCGCTCGTGTACGGCGCTCTGCTCGGCGACCGTGGCGAGGGGCGGGTCACCCGGGTCACCTTGTACGACCTGGACGCCGGGCGTCTGTCGGCGATCACCCGGGTGCTCGCCGAGCAGGGTGCGGGGGTGGCGGACGCGCCGGAGGTAAGCGCGACGACGGACCTCGACGAGGCTCTGCTGGGCGCCGACTTCGTCTTCTCCGCGATCCGGGTGGGGGGTCTGGCGGGCCGGGCGGCCGACGAGCGGATCGCGCTGGCCGAGGGGGTGCTGGGCCAGGAGACGGTGGGCGCGGGCGGCATCGCGTACGGGCTGCGGACGCTGCCGGTGGTGACGCACATCGCCCGGCGTGTCGCCGCGCTCGCTCCGGACGCCTGGGTCATCAACTTCACCAACCCGGCCGGCGTGGTCACCGAGGCGATGTCGCGGATCCTCGGCGACCGGGTGGTCGGCATCTGCGACTCGCCGGTGGGTCTCGGCCGCCGGGTGGCACGGGTGCTCGGCGCCCGTCCGGACGAGGCGTGGATCGACTACGTGGGCCTGAACCACCTGGGATGGCTGCGGGGGCTCAGGGTCGGCGGACGTGACGTCCTTCCGCGGCTCCTCGAGGACGACGCCCTGCTCGGCTCCTTCGAGGAGGGCAGGCTCTTCGGTGCGGACTGGCTGCGGTCGCTCGGCGCGGTCCCCAACGAGTACCTGCACTACTACTACTTCAACCGCGAGGCGGTGCGGGCCTACCGGGAGGCGGAGCGGACGCGGGGCGCCTACCTGCTGGATCAGCAGGCCGGTTTCTACGAGGAGATGGACAAGCCGGACACGCCTCCCCTCGACACCTGGCACCGGGTGCTCGCCGACCGGGAGGCGACGTACATGGCGCACAACCGGGAGGCCGCCGGGGTCGGCGAACGGGCCGACGAGGACCTGGAGTCCGGCGGTTACGAGAAGGTGGCGCTGGCGCTGATGCGGGCCATCGCGCGCAACGAGCGGGCCACGCTGATCCTCAACGTGCGCAACCGGCACACGCTGTCGGTCCTCGACGCGGACGCGGTGATCGAGGTGCCGTGTCTCGTCGACGCGGCCGGTGCCCGTCCGGTGTCCGTGGATCCGCTGCCGTACCACGCGGTGGGCCTGGTGACGGCGGTGAAGGCGGTGGAGCGGGAGGTGCTCGCCGCGGCCGAGAGCGGTTCGCGGGCGGCGGCGGTGCGGGCCTTCGCGCTGCATCCGCTGGTCGACTCGGTGACGGTGGCCCGCCGCCTGGTGGACGGCTACACGGCGGAGCACGCCGGACTGGACTATCTGCGTCGCTGA
- a CDS encoding M64 family metallopeptidase, with translation MTSQRRRGVRRGVARLVAGALLAAGLVSTGPAAAGSPAAAETGGATVVPVQTTGPADRRFNLVVMGDGYTAAEMPEFRAHVERHLSMLWSIEPFASYRSYINVWAVEIPSAESGVDCDPGLDAPARDTALNMGFWGGCNAGSVQRLLTVDSARAAAHADLVPGTSRANRQIVALANSTTYGGAGGSYATASGGNALSALITPHEIGHSLGGLQDEYDYYGRGVPGGAYTGGEPSSVHHTLLTERQMRDRRAKWWRWLGEESESGGVIGRHEGGLYSTTGVWRPSRHSMMKTLGYAFDQVEREVMVGAISAKVDLVEAHTPDAAPIGADRTVWVDTLHPVGGELAVEWRLDGRLLDTRGARTVDLRSLDLPRGRTHTLTAKVTDPTPFVRDPAVRASAALTRTVSWTVNPALTTRSEEVPPAFTGHTPTAAPVGARSVVHADTTHPPRRTVAVRWRLDGETVPNPGNDRDLDLRSLRLPPGTHTLTADIPGTGAELRWTVDALAATAAHELSAPLRTVRRPGQPVEYVYDGAFTMRLTARDDQEGAVVSQFRVDGDGWYTYYGWPTDASAPFLFSPSGTVIDGLVYGKLGRARAVPWDDATPDYGTHTVEYRTVDAAGNVSRARSFLVTLVAPE, from the coding sequence ATGACTTCACAGCGACGCAGGGGTGTTCGACGCGGAGTGGCCCGGCTCGTCGCGGGTGCTCTGCTGGCCGCGGGACTCGTGAGCACGGGTCCCGCGGCGGCCGGCAGCCCGGCCGCCGCCGAGACGGGCGGGGCGACCGTCGTGCCCGTCCAGACGACAGGTCCCGCCGACCGGCGGTTCAACCTGGTCGTCATGGGCGACGGTTACACGGCGGCGGAGATGCCGGAGTTCCGGGCGCACGTGGAGCGGCACCTCAGCATGTTGTGGAGCATCGAGCCGTTCGCCTCGTACCGCTCGTACATCAACGTGTGGGCGGTGGAGATCCCCTCCGCCGAGTCGGGCGTGGACTGCGATCCGGGTCTCGACGCCCCGGCCCGCGACACGGCCCTGAACATGGGCTTCTGGGGCGGCTGCAACGCGGGCAGCGTCCAGCGGCTGCTCACGGTGGACAGTGCGCGGGCCGCCGCCCACGCCGACCTGGTGCCCGGCACCAGCCGGGCGAACCGGCAGATCGTGGCGCTGGCGAACAGCACCACCTACGGCGGCGCCGGGGGCAGTTACGCCACCGCGTCCGGCGGCAACGCGCTGTCGGCCCTCATCACCCCGCACGAGATCGGTCATTCGCTCGGCGGGCTCCAGGACGAGTACGACTACTACGGGCGCGGTGTGCCGGGCGGCGCCTACACGGGCGGGGAGCCGTCCTCCGTGCACCACACGCTGCTGACGGAGCGCCAGATGCGTGACCGGCGGGCCAAGTGGTGGCGCTGGCTCGGCGAGGAGAGCGAGTCGGGCGGGGTCATCGGCCGTCACGAGGGCGGCCTCTACAGCACCACGGGCGTGTGGCGCCCCAGCCGCCATTCGATGATGAAGACCCTCGGCTACGCCTTCGACCAGGTGGAGCGGGAGGTCATGGTGGGGGCGATCTCGGCCAAGGTGGACCTGGTCGAGGCGCACACCCCCGATGCGGCGCCGATCGGGGCGGACCGGACGGTGTGGGTGGACACGCTGCATCCGGTGGGCGGTGAACTCGCGGTGGAGTGGCGGCTGGACGGCCGGCTCCTCGACACCCGGGGAGCACGCACGGTCGACCTGCGGTCCCTGGACCTGCCCCGGGGCCGGACGCACACGCTGACGGCGAAGGTCACGGACCCGACGCCGTTCGTGCGGGACCCGGCGGTGCGGGCGTCCGCCGCCCTCACCCGTACGGTGAGCTGGACGGTGAACCCCGCGCTCACCACCCGCTCGGAGGAGGTGCCGCCGGCGTTCACCGGGCACACCCCGACGGCCGCCCCGGTCGGCGCCCGGTCGGTGGTCCACGCGGACACGACCCACCCGCCGCGCCGGACGGTCGCCGTGCGCTGGCGGCTCGACGGGGAGACGGTGCCGAACCCGGGCAACGACCGTGACCTGGACCTGAGGTCGCTGCGGCTGCCCCCCGGCACTCACACCCTGACGGCCGACATCCCGGGCACGGGGGCGGAGTTGAGGTGGACGGTGGACGCCCTCGCCGCCACCGCCGCCCATGAGCTGTCGGCTCCGCTGCGGACGGTGCGGCGGCCGGGGCAGCCGGTGGAGTACGTGTACGACGGTGCCTTCACGATGCGGCTGACCGCGCGGGACGACCAGGAGGGCGCGGTGGTGAGCCAGTTCCGGGTGGACGGCGACGGTTGGTACACGTACTACGGCTGGCCGACGGACGCCTCGGCCCCGTTCCTCTTCTCGCCGTCCGGCACGGTGATCGACGGTCTCGTCTACGGCAAGCTCGGCCGGGCGCGGGCGGTGCCGTGGGACGACGCCACGCCCGACTACGGGACGCACACGGTGGAGTACCGGACGGTGGACGCGGCCGGGAACGTGAGCCGGGCCCGGAGCTTCCTGGTGACGCTGGTCGCACCGGAGTAG
- a CDS encoding class I SAM-dependent methyltransferase: MFSPDGPTLRELTRQALSSVEHGYDLLATKFDATPFRTSDRLLTAVAETLEPLGPFDSGLDVCCGTGAGLGVLRSLGTGRVTGVDFSSGMLAGARRAHPTATLVRADALALPFAPVFDLAVSFGAFGHFLPAEQRTLFRQVHASLRPGGTFAFPLPAPPRVGSAPYWTLWGFDAAMRVRNALWRPPFVMYYRTFRLADVRARLRDAGFGVELLPVRPLGFREDGSPRCRLVVARKP, from the coding sequence ATGTTCTCCCCCGACGGCCCCACGCTCCGCGAGCTGACCCGGCAGGCGCTGTCGTCGGTCGAGCACGGCTACGACCTGCTCGCGACGAAGTTCGACGCCACCCCGTTCCGCACCTCCGACCGCCTGCTCACCGCGGTCGCCGAGACCCTGGAACCGCTCGGCCCCTTCGACTCGGGCCTCGACGTGTGCTGCGGCACCGGCGCCGGGCTCGGGGTGCTGCGCTCGCTGGGGACGGGACGGGTCACCGGCGTCGACTTCAGCTCCGGCATGCTCGCCGGGGCCCGCCGCGCCCACCCCACCGCGACGCTCGTACGGGCCGACGCCCTGGCGCTCCCCTTCGCGCCGGTCTTCGACCTGGCCGTCAGCTTCGGCGCCTTCGGCCACTTCCTCCCCGCCGAGCAGCGCACCCTCTTCCGCCAGGTCCACGCCTCCCTGCGCCCCGGCGGCACCTTCGCCTTCCCGCTGCCGGCGCCGCCACGGGTGGGCTCCGCCCCGTACTGGACGCTGTGGGGCTTCGACGCGGCGATGCGGGTCCGCAACGCGCTGTGGCGGCCCCCCTTCGTCATGTACTACCGCACCTTCCGCCTCGCCGACGTCCGCGCACGCCTCCGGGACGCCGGCTTCGGGGTGGAGCTGCTGCCGGTCCGTCCCCTGGGGTTCCGGGAGGACGGCAGCCCGCGCTGCCGGCTGGTGGTCGCACGGAAGCCGTGA
- a CDS encoding YchJ family protein — protein MSRRKARPARSTRPGRTSAPSPAPATAVTAASPCPCGLTVAYGACCGRFHAGPATAPTAELLMRSRYSAFVVRDEAYLLRTWAPETRPDEVDFDPAMRWAGLEIEETGDGTVFHRHGTVTFRARFTHDGKPGELHERSRFARHEGSWVYVDGEFLD, from the coding sequence ATGTCCCGACGCAAGGCTCGCCCCGCCCGATCCACCCGCCCCGGCCGTACGTCCGCACCGTCTCCCGCACCCGCCACCGCGGTGACCGCCGCCTCCCCCTGCCCCTGCGGGCTCACCGTCGCGTACGGCGCATGCTGCGGACGCTTCCACGCGGGGCCCGCCACCGCGCCCACCGCCGAGCTGCTCATGCGCTCGCGCTACAGCGCCTTCGTCGTCCGCGACGAGGCGTACCTGCTGCGCACCTGGGCGCCGGAGACGCGGCCCGATGAGGTGGACTTCGACCCCGCGATGCGCTGGGCCGGTCTGGAGATCGAGGAGACCGGCGACGGCACCGTCTTCCACCGGCACGGCACCGTGACCTTCCGGGCCCGCTTCACGCACGACGGGAAGCCGGGAGAGCTGCACGAGCGGAGCCGGTTCGCGCGGCACGAGGGGTCATGGGTGTACGTGGACGGGGAGTTCCTGGACTGA
- a CDS encoding ATP-binding protein, with protein MTQRPRPHASDRRFAFELPARTESVSRARRLAEERLILWGCGPDIRETVALVVSELVTNAVVHTASARFVCELREGEERLRIAVRDEGGPAGPRIRDCGEEERGRGLILVDALATAWGADRTGHGTAQIVWAELAHGMGEPC; from the coding sequence ATGACCCAGCGCCCACGCCCCCACGCCTCGGACCGCAGGTTCGCCTTCGAGCTGCCCGCCCGCACCGAATCCGTCTCCCGCGCGCGCAGGCTCGCGGAGGAGCGCCTCATCCTCTGGGGCTGCGGCCCCGACATACGCGAGACGGTCGCGCTCGTCGTGTCGGAACTGGTCACCAACGCCGTCGTGCACACCGCGAGCGCCCGGTTCGTCTGCGAGCTGCGCGAGGGCGAGGAGCGGCTGCGGATAGCGGTGCGCGACGAGGGCGGCCCGGCCGGCCCGCGCATCCGCGACTGCGGCGAGGAGGAGCGCGGCCGCGGACTCATCCTGGTCGACGCCCTGGCGACCGCCTGGGGCGCGGACCGCACCGGCCACGGCACGGCGCAGATCGTGTGGGCGGAGCTCGCCCACGGCATGGGAGAGCCGTGCTGA
- a CDS encoding VOC family protein: MHVLSSRILLRPTDPERSRRFYGETLGLAVYREFGTGPDRGTVYFLGGGFLELSGRADTAPPEPGPRLWLQVADVHAAREELRGTDARVLREPVTEPWGLIEMWLADPDGVRIAVVEVPEGHPLRYRP; encoded by the coding sequence ATGCACGTACTGAGCAGCAGGATCCTGCTCCGCCCGACCGACCCCGAGCGCTCCCGCCGCTTCTACGGCGAGACCCTCGGCCTCGCGGTCTACCGCGAGTTCGGCACCGGCCCGGACCGCGGCACCGTCTACTTCCTCGGCGGCGGCTTCCTCGAACTCTCCGGCCGCGCCGACACCGCACCGCCCGAACCCGGACCCCGGCTCTGGCTCCAGGTCGCGGACGTCCACGCGGCCCGCGAGGAACTGCGCGGCACCGACGCGCGCGTGCTGCGCGAACCGGTCACCGAGCCCTGGGGCCTGATCGAGATGTGGCTCGCCGACCCGGACGGCGTACGGATCGCGGTCGTGGAGGTGCCGGAGGGGCACCCGCTGCGGTACCGGCCGTAG
- a CDS encoding DUF397 domain-containing protein has translation MDRIYNGMPAAELGAEGWHKPWSGGNGGNCVEAMKLADGRIAVRQSADPEGPALIYTHGEIAAFIQGAKSGQADFLLT, from the coding sequence ATGGACCGCATATACAACGGCATGCCCGCCGCCGAGCTCGGTGCCGAGGGCTGGCACAAGCCGTGGAGCGGCGGCAACGGGGGCAACTGCGTGGAGGCCATGAAGCTGGCCGACGGCAGGATCGCCGTGCGACAGTCCGCAGACCCCGAGGGACCAGCGCTCATCTACACCCACGGAGAGATCGCCGCCTTCATCCAGGGGGCCAAATCAGGTCAGGCTGATTTCCTGCTCACCTGA
- a CDS encoding SAM-dependent methyltransferase — translation MTQDAASVPSGIRIDTSKPHPARMYDWFLGGKDNYPVDEEMARQLLTVDARGRDMARVNRAFMHRAIRWLSAHGVRQYLDVGTGIPTEPNLHQIAQQAAPESRIVYCDNDPIVLAHAAALLRSTPEGATEYIQADAREPEVILERAGKVLDFDQPIALSMLALLHFVGDEDGAYELVAKIVDKLAPGSYLVLSHVTGDFDPEGAAKAAAMYKARGLTLRPRSRDELAAFFDGLDLVEPGVSLTAEWHPELGEPVPVQGDDPIPGWAAVGRKR, via the coding sequence ATGACACAGGACGCCGCATCCGTACCGAGCGGCATACGGATCGACACCAGCAAGCCGCACCCCGCGCGGATGTACGACTGGTTCCTGGGCGGCAAGGACAACTACCCCGTGGACGAGGAGATGGCCCGCCAGCTCCTCACCGTCGACGCCCGCGGCCGGGACATGGCCCGCGTCAACCGGGCCTTCATGCACCGCGCCATCCGCTGGCTCAGCGCCCACGGCGTACGGCAGTACCTGGACGTCGGCACCGGCATCCCCACCGAGCCCAACCTGCACCAGATCGCGCAGCAGGCCGCGCCGGAGTCCCGGATCGTCTACTGCGACAACGACCCCATCGTGCTGGCGCACGCCGCCGCCCTGCTGCGCTCGACGCCGGAAGGCGCCACCGAGTACATCCAGGCGGACGCGCGTGAGCCCGAGGTCATCCTCGAAAGGGCCGGAAAGGTCCTTGACTTCGATCAACCCATCGCCTTGTCGATGCTCGCGCTGCTGCACTTCGTCGGCGACGAGGACGGTGCCTACGAGCTGGTCGCCAAGATCGTCGACAAGCTCGCCCCCGGCAGCTACCTCGTCCTCTCGCACGTCACCGGCGACTTCGACCCCGAAGGCGCCGCCAAGGCCGCCGCCATGTACAAGGCGCGCGGTCTGACCCTGCGGCCGCGCTCGCGCGACGAACTGGCCGCGTTCTTCGACGGCCTCGACCTCGTCGAGCCCGGCGTGTCCCTCACCGCCGAGTGGCACCCGGAGCTGGGCGAGCCCGTCCCGGTCCAGGGCGACGACCCGATCCCCGGCTGGGCGGCGGTCGGCCGCAAGCGCTGA
- a CDS encoding helix-turn-helix transcriptional regulator, whose translation MSEPRSAPTVGQVVLGKRLQDLRERAGLKREEAARILRVAPATIRRMETAEVALKIPYVQLLLKAYGVTDSEAEGFVALAEEANLPGWWQRFHDVLPGWFSMYVSLEGAASLIRAYEPQFVPGLLQTEDYARAILRSGAVGGSNDAEEIDRHVALRMERQSLLTREDAPKFWVIMDETVFRRPVGNGPEVMRDQLDRLLEASELPNVTLQIAEFASGHHPGTYGPFVLFRFAMPELPDMVYSEYLTGAVYLDARPEVASHLEVMDRMAAQAATAQRTKEILRNLRKEL comes from the coding sequence GTGAGCGAGCCGCGGTCCGCCCCCACGGTGGGACAGGTCGTCCTCGGCAAGCGTCTCCAGGATCTGCGCGAACGGGCCGGCCTCAAGCGTGAAGAGGCCGCCAGGATCCTGCGGGTCGCCCCGGCCACGATCCGGCGCATGGAGACCGCCGAGGTCGCGCTGAAGATTCCGTACGTACAGCTCCTGCTCAAGGCGTACGGCGTCACGGACTCCGAGGCGGAGGGCTTCGTCGCCCTCGCGGAGGAGGCCAACCTTCCCGGCTGGTGGCAGCGGTTCCACGACGTGCTGCCCGGCTGGTTCTCGATGTACGTCAGCCTGGAGGGGGCCGCAAGCCTCATCCGGGCCTACGAGCCCCAGTTCGTCCCCGGTCTGCTCCAGACCGAGGACTACGCCCGTGCCATCCTGCGCAGCGGGGCCGTCGGCGGCAGCAACGACGCCGAGGAGATCGACCGGCATGTAGCCCTCCGCATGGAGCGCCAGTCCCTGCTCACCAGGGAGGACGCGCCCAAGTTCTGGGTGATCATGGACGAGACGGTCTTCCGCCGACCGGTAGGCAACGGGCCCGAAGTGATGCGCGACCAGCTCGACCGGCTGCTCGAAGCGTCGGAGCTGCCGAACGTCACCCTGCAGATCGCGGAGTTCGCGTCCGGCCACCACCCCGGCACCTACGGACCGTTCGTCCTCTTCCGCTTCGCCATGCCCGAACTCCCGGACATGGTCTACAGCGAGTACCTGACCGGCGCCGTCTACCTCGACGCGCGCCCCGAGGTGGCCTCCCACCTCGAAGTCATGGACCGCATGGCGGCGCAGGCCGCGACTGCACAACGCACGAAGGAGATTCTCCGGAATCTCCGCAAGGAGCTGTGA